One region of Erythrolamprus reginae isolate rEryReg1 chromosome 12, rEryReg1.hap1, whole genome shotgun sequence genomic DNA includes:
- the CXCR5 gene encoding C-X-C chemokine receptor type 5 → MSCPWGQLAGVALAEIGEWPLPGLSHRRGPAGSLVGKGARRVQASPRWRLCWAAERMETSPKVVFCRENLETSFGLQIRGCFPALALPRPSISLLKQPLAELHPSEVMAEFRVTLENVMNWTFDYNLTDSNFSYDEYMCPQEEGSPRQRLLQSVLVSFAHLLIFLLGGLGNLLVVVILWRYRRSRTSTELFLLHFALANLLLLLTFPFGVAQGLAGWVFGLFLCKLLSVTKQVSFYSSSLLLGCISVDRYLAVVCAVQTFQKQRGLSVHLTCLGIWLLSFLLAVPNLLFTEVWVQSHNLSICHFREYGPHGINSWLAQRFLYHLVGFLLPLGVMGYCYTAIVRLLCQSQRLQRQKAVKVAIAVTSVFLLCWTPYNVVIFWDTLAKQEVTGKSCTVDRGLSSAIIASEVLAYSHCCLNPILYAFVGVRFRHDLCRMLHRAGCLSQGTLQQILGPCGVESSTETNLSSARHGASSYSGNAMPASLLDQLTPHKDPCGQEGQAEGSEPTWAQTRG, encoded by the exons ATGTCTTGCCCGTGGGGTCAGCTGGCAGGTGTTGCCCTAGCAGAGATCGGGGAGTGGCCTTTGCCCGGCCTGAGCCACAGAAGAGGGCCAGCAGGGTCCCTAGTGGGGAAGGGAGCCCGGAGGGTCCAGGCATCACCAAGGTGGCGGCTGTGTTGGGCTGCAGAGAGGATGGAAACTTCTCCAAAAGTGGTTTTCTGTCGTGAGAATCTTGAAACTTCATTTGGCTTGCAAATCAGGGGCTGCTTCCCTGCCTTGGCCCTTCCGCGCCCCAGCATTTCTCTGCTGAAGCAACCGCTGGCTGAGCTCCACCCGTCCGAAGTCATGGCCGAGTTTAGGGTCACCCTGGAGAATGTCATGAACTGG ACCTTCGACTACAACCTGACGGACAGCAACTTCTCCTACGACGAGTACATGTGTCCCCAGGAGGAGGGCAGCCCCCGGCAGCGTCTCCTCCAGAGCGTCCTGGTCTCCTTTGCCCACCTGCTCATCTTCCTGCTGGGCGGCCTGGGCAACCTGCTGGTGGTGGTCATCCTGTGGCGCTACCGGCGTTCCCGCACATCCACCGagctcttcctcctccactttgCCCTGGCcaacctgctgctgctgctgacctTCCCCTTCGGCGTGGCGcagggcctggccggctgggtcTTTGGCCTCTTCCTCTGCAAGCTGCTGAGCGTCACCAAGCAGGTCAGCTTCTACAGCAGCAGCCTGTTGCTCGGCTGCATCAGCGTGGACCGCTACCTGGCCGTGGTGTGTGCGGTGCAGACCTTCCAGAAGCAGCGCGGCCTCTCCGTCCACCTGACCTGCCTGGGCATCtggctgctctccttcctgctgGCCGTGCCCAACCTGCTCTTCACGGAGGTCTGGGTCCAGAGCCACAACCTGAGCATCTGCCACTTCCGCGAGTACGGGCCGCACGGCATCAACTCCTGGCTGGCGCAGCGCTTCCTCTACCACCTGGTGGGCTTCCTCCTGCCCTTGGGGGTCATGGGCTACTGCTACACGGCCATCGTCAGGCTCCTCTGCCAGTCCCAGCGGCTGCAGCGGCAAAAGGCCGTGAAGGTGGCCATTGCGGTCACGAGCGTCTTCCTGCTCTGCTGGACCCCTTACAACGTGGTCATTTTCTGGGACACCCTTGCCAAGCAGGAGGTCACAGGCAAGTCCTGCACGGTTGACCGGGGGCTGAGCAGCGCCATCATTGCCAGCGAGGTGCTGGCCTACAGCCACTGCTGCCTGAATCCCATCCTCTATGCCTTCGTGGGCGTCCGCTTCCGACATGACCTCTGCCGCATGCTGCATCGCGCGGGCTGCCTGAGCCAGGGGACCCTGCAGCAGATTCTGGGGCCCTGCGGAGTGGAGAGCAGCACGGAGACCAACCTCTCCAGCGCCCGGCACGGGGCCTCCTCCTACTCCGGGAACGCCATGCCTGCCAGCCTGCTGGACCAGCTCACTCCTCACAAGGACCCATGCGGCCAAGAGGGCCAGGCGGAAGGCTCGGAGCCGACGTGGGCCCAAACCAGGGGCTGA
- the DDX6 gene encoding probable ATP-dependent RNA helicase DDX6: protein MSTARTENPVIMGLSSQNGQLRGPVKPGGGPGSGGTQAQQQINQLKHPNTINNGTQQQAQSMASTIKPGDDWKKTLKLPPKDLRIKTSDVTSTKGNEFEDYCLKRELLMGIFEMGWEKPSPIQEESIPIALSGRDILARAKNGTGKSGAYLIPLLERLDLKRDNIQAMVIVPTRELALQVSQICIQVSKHMGGAKVMATTGGTNLRDDIMRLDDTVHVVIATPGRILDLIKKGVAKVDHIQMIVLDEADKLLSQDFVQIMEDIILTLPKNRQILLYSATFPLSVQKFMNSHLQKPYEINLMEELTLKGVTQYYAYVTERQKVHCLNTLFSRLQINQSIIFCNSSQRVELLAKKISQLGYSCFYIHAKMRQEHRNRVFHDFRNGLCRNLVCTDLFTRGIDIQAVNVVINFDFPKLAETYLHRIGRSGRFGHLGLAINLITYDDRFNLKSIEEQLGTEIKPIPSNIDKSLYVAEYHSEPVEDDKP from the exons ATGAGTACGGCCAGAACAGAAAACCCTGTTATAATGGGTCTCTCCAGTCAAAACGGACAGCTGAGGGGCCCGGTAAAACCTGGTGGTGGACCAGGAAGCGGGGGGACACAGGCTCAGCAACAGATAAACCAGCTGAAACATCCCAACACAATCAACAATGGCACTCAGCAGCAAGCACAGAGCATGGCCTCCACTATCAA ACCTGGCGATGACTGGAAGAAGACTTTAAAACTCCCTCCAAAAGACCTGAGGATCAAAACGTCG GATGTGACGTCCACAAAAGGAAATGAGTTTGAAGATTATTGTCTGAAGCGGGAGCTGCTGATGGGAATTTTTGAAATGGGCTGGGAAAAGCCATCTCCCATCCAG GAGGAGAGCATTCCGATTGCTTTGTCCGGAAGGGACATCTTAGCCAGGGCTAAGAACGGAACCGGCAAAAGTGGCGCCTACCTCATTCCATTACTTGAAAGGCTGGACTTAAAGAGGGACAACATACAAG CAATGGTGATTGTTCCCACAAGAGAACTTGCCCTGCAGGTCAGTCAGATCTGCATCCAGGTCAGCAAACACATGGGAGGGGCAAAAGTGATGGCCACCACAGGAGGAACCAACCTGCGGGACGATATAATGAGGCTGGATGACACAG TGCACGTAGTGATCGCAACCCCAGGGAGAATCCTGGATCTCATCAAGAAGGGAGTAGCCAAGGTGGACCACATCCAGATGATCGTGCTGGACGAG GCAGACAAGTTGCTGTCTCAAGACTTTGTGCAAATAATGGAGGACATTATACTCACTCTACCTAAAAACAGGCAGATTTTGTTGTACTCGGCCACTTTCCCTCTAAGTGTGCAGAAGTTTATG AattcccacttgcagaagccgtaCGAGATTAACTTGATGGAGGAGCTGACTCTGAAGGGGGTGACCCAGTACTACGCTTACGTGACAGAGCGCCAGAAAGTGCATTGCCTGAACACGCTCTTTTCCAGG CTCCAAATAAACCAGTCCATCATCTTCTGCAACTCCTCCCAACGGGTTGAACTGTTAGCTAAGAAAATCTCCCAGCTGGGCTACTCCTGCTTCTACATTCACGCCAAGATGAGACAG GAGCACCGCAATCGAGTGTTCCATGATTTCCGGAATGGCTTATGCCGCAACCTGGTTTGCACTG ATCTCTTTACCCGAGGTATTGATATCCAAGCTGTGAATGTTGTGATCAATTTTGATTTTCCAAAGCTGGCAGAGACATATCTCCATCGCATTGGCAGATCAG GTCGATTTGGCCACCTAGGCCTGGCCATCAACCTGATCACCTATGATGATCGTTTCAACCTGAAGAGTATTGAAGAGCAGCTGGGGACAGAAATTAAGCCCATCCCTAGCAACATTGACAAGAGTCTGTACGTGGCGGAATACCACAGCGAGCCTGTAGAAGATGACAAACCGTAA